Part of the Ornithorhynchus anatinus isolate Pmale09 chromosome 8, mOrnAna1.pri.v4, whole genome shotgun sequence genome, GCCGGAGGGCCCCTGGCCAGGTGAGGCGGCGGGTGTCCGGCTGGGACAGGAGGGACGAGGTCTTCTCAGCTCCGCGGCCGCCGGGGGCAAACCAAGGCCCGGGAGGGGCTCGGCGAGGGGGCTTAGAGCGATGTGTTGCAGGTGGGGGATGACCATGTTGGCGCTGGCGGCCGTGAGCGTGTCCGtcctgctgctcctgcccccGGCCTCCGGCTCTCCGCTGACCCTCGCCTGGGAAGCCTCGCCGGTCCCGGTTCCTgtcccggccccgtcccgccgTGGGTGGAGCGACTCCTCGAGTCCGGCGGGTgtcagggcgggctgggggcgggagaggaggcccAACGCGCTGGACCTGTCCTTCCACCTGCTGCGGGAGCTCCTCCACCGGGCCCGGGAGGAGCAGCTGGCTCGAAAGGCGCACGGCAACCGCCGGAGGCTCCAGGCCCTGGGCTAGGACTCGCCAGGGACGCGCGCCGGGACGGGGtggaaagggatgggaagggacggGACGGCACGCACcccagggagccagggaaaggagtCAGGAAGGGACGGGATGGGAAGGGACGGGATGGGAAGGGACGGGAAGCAGCccagggagccagggaagggacGCAGCccagggagccagggaagggacgggacgggacacaGCCCAGGGAGCCACGTAAGggacgggaagggaagggacgcagcccagggagccagggaagggaagggatgggaagggacggGATGGGACGCACCccagggagccagggaagggacGGGACACGGCCCAGGGAgccaggaagggaagggatgggggacagCCCAGGGAGCCAGGTAAGggacgggaagggaagggacacaGCCCAGGGAGCCAGGTAAGggacgggaagggaagggacacagcccagggagccaggggagggaagggataggGACGGGACGGGATGGGACGCAGCccagggagccagggaagggacgggacgggacacaGCCCAGGGAGCCACGTAAGggacgggaagggaagggacacagcccagggagccaggggagggaagggatgggacggGATGGGACGCACCccagggagccagggaagggaaaggaaggggcgggacgggagggggtgggagagggtccaCCACGCAGGTCTGCGCCCCGGCCTGGGATCTGGACGCCGGACCGCTGGACCTACAAATGGACAAGTTTGCTCTGCGACAAGTGGCGGGCGGGGCTGGGTTGGGGTTGGGTGTTCCAGGAGGCCCGGGCTGCTGGAGGAGGaatctgcttccttccttcccgggAGATCTCCGGGCCTGCCGCTCTCCCCCGCGCCGCGCTCCCGGACCCGCAGGGGGTCGCATCgactccccctccgctccctatctaccccagccccccgggccccgctgaATTACAGGCGGGAAAACGCGGAGTCCCTTCCCGTGTCGctccggagagggagggggacgaCAGAGGAAGTTGGACTGAATCAAGTCGAAGCGGTTTATCGAGGGAACCTGTAAAACCCGAATCTTAAAAGGAGGGGGAAGCAAAGCATCCGTCACAGGCCACTCCCCGGCTGTTCGACAAGCCACCagaccctctcttcctcttcccgccccctccccacggctGCTGGGGGCTCCCGCCTCCCTTCGGCCTCTGTCCAACTTCAGCCTCCGTCCGGCCTCGACCTCCCTCCAGCGTCGGCCTCCGTCCAACCTCAACTTCCTTCCAGCCTCGGCCTCTCTCCAGCTTCGGCCTCCGTCCAACCTCAACCTCCCTCCAGCCTCGGCCTCCCTCCAGCCTCGGCCTCCGTCCAGCCTCAACCTCCTTCCAGCCTCGGCCTCCGTCCAGCCTCAACCTCCGTCCAACCTCAACCTCCTTCCAGCCTCGGCCTCCCTCCAGCTTCGGCCTCCGTCCAACCTCCTTCCAGCCTCGGCCTCCCTCCGGCCTCAGCTTCCCTCCAGCTTCGGCCTCCGTCCAGCCTCAGTGGACCACCTCTCCCTGCAGGCCCGAGCTCCCTTCCCCTCGACTTCAGCCCCTACTTCCAGCCTCCACCTCCTTCACTGCTTCTGCCTCAGCCCGTCAGCTCCGGCGGCCTGAcccaactcctcttcttcccaccgcCCCGTTTCtccggcccttcctcctcctccaccatcaccGGGCCCCTCTGTCCTCATTTAAGTCCTCACAGAGCCCaccctctccaggaagccttctttgaTTTAGGCAAGAAAGGTTGTCCAGCTAGTCCAAGCCGCTTCTCTGCCCTTCGGGAgtaagaaaggggaaaggaaggggatgaGAACAagctgtggggggagagggagggagggaaagagggaaaggggaaggagagtggggagggaaggaggggggagagtagggaagaggtaggaaggggaaaagagagggaaagaggaagaagagtggggagagtagaggaagggagggggtgggaagagaagttgGAAAAGAGGGACGAAGGGAAGTtgggagaacaggaggaagaggaggggaaggaagttggGAAACAGTCGTTGGAAGAGAGGCACGAGTCTTTTCTTTGTTCCACCCTTTCCACAGCTGCCCCCAAATCTTACAAAATGAGGAAAGAAGGCCTGAcaccccccactcccatccctgtGCCCAGAGAAAACCGAGTCTGTCAGAAACTTCCCTGCCCCAGCCAGGGAGGACGCCCGAGACCGCTCAAACTCATCTTgtttgtctctctgcctccgtgtTCCACGCCAGAGTCCGCATGCAGATGAGCCaaacctcctcaccccctccccactggccacccctctcccagccccatcctggaAGGGGGCCGGCCACCCAACAAGGGGCTGCCAATAAAATGAGTAAAACTTCAAACCAACCCGTGTGGAGCTgtgggaaggagagtgagagggGCTAGAATGGTGGCAAAAGACTCCCCggccttccccatctccaaatcagcacgtcaatcaatcaatcagtggtatttattgagcacttactgattgccCACactcccagctcccctccccttgcGGGtcctgatccccccccccccccccgaccacttCTTAGGCGCCGTTCGGCCTGCCCACTCTCACCCGGGGCAGCTGGGGCAGTCACACCTGTGGACCCTTCAgcttggggaggtgaagggggtggggtcgCCCCCAGGGTCCGCACCGACCTGTGAAGATTCCCCAGGGCCCAGGAGCCTCAGCACCCAGAAGGGGAACGTGGATGGGGATGGAAGGGCCGGGGGAgccaggggagagatggagtccaGATCCGGAGCAGTTCCCAGTCCCGGGGGCAGAGAGCGgccctgggaggagagaggggggtcAGGGAGCGGGGCCCTCCCACAGGATGTCCGGG contains:
- the LOC114813704 gene encoding corticoliberin-like yields the protein MTMLALAAVSVSVLLLLPPASGSPLTLAWEASPVPVPVPAPSRRGWSDSSSPAGVRAGWGRERRPNALDLSFHLLRELLHRAREEQLARKAHGNRRRLQALG